In the genome of Nonlabens sp. MB-3u-79, one region contains:
- a CDS encoding type B 50S ribosomal protein L31 translates to MQKGIHPENYRLVAFKDMSNEEVFITKSTANTSETIDFEGTQYPLIKLEISRTSHPFYTGESKLIDTAGRIDKFKNKYSKFKK, encoded by the coding sequence ATGCAAAAAGGAATACACCCAGAGAATTATAGATTAGTAGCATTTAAGGATATGTCTAATGAAGAAGTTTTCATTACCAAGTCTACTGCAAATACTAGTGAGACCATCGATTTTGAAGGAACACAATATCCTTTGATCAAATTAGAGATTTCTCGCACATCTCACCCATTCTATACAGGAGAGAGCAAACTTATCGATACCGCTGGTCGTATTGATAAATTTAAAAACAAATA
- a CDS encoding DUF4199 family protein — translation MDQTIKRNSFILGLIGALVTLSIYMYMWQAQDYLNPLLNTSIYIYPILFGVIAQVWARVVMKGKVSFKQVILAYFICILLVFITESVTYYLLLNHIDTNAKEILLQAWRGINDKTQSNLAQVKVFKEPSFSLSEFALGFATKTLMFTVPGLITGLVISKIPRTVSNGLQDQL, via the coding sequence GTGGACCAAACGATCAAGAGAAACTCCTTTATTTTAGGACTTATAGGAGCTTTAGTTACCCTATCAATCTACATGTACATGTGGCAAGCCCAGGATTATTTAAATCCGCTATTAAACACATCTATATACATATACCCTATCCTATTTGGTGTCATCGCACAAGTATGGGCGAGAGTCGTAATGAAAGGCAAGGTTTCTTTTAAACAAGTTATTTTGGCTTACTTCATTTGTATCCTTTTGGTTTTTATAACCGAATCTGTTACCTATTACCTTTTGCTTAATCATATTGATACCAACGCCAAAGAAATTTTATTACAAGCATGGCGCGGCATTAACGATAAGACTCAGAGCAATCTAGCTCAGGTTAAAGTATTCAAAGAACCTTCTTTTTCTTTATCAGAATTTGCCTTAGGTTTTGCGACTAAAACACTGATGTTTACCGTTCCTGGACTGATTACTGGACTCGTTATAAGTAAAATTCCGCGTACAGTTTCTAACGGTTTGCAAGATCAATTATAA
- a CDS encoding glycosyltransferase family 2 protein has translation MQTTDLSIVIPLLNEADSLPELQAWIDRVMETTVLSYEVIYIDDGSTDGSWNIISSLSRKRHQEHAPNPIKGIKFYTNYGKSQALHAGFKLAQGKVVITMDADLQDSPNEIPELYEMITEGGFDLVSGWKKKRYDSVISKNLPSKLFNWAARKTSGVQLNDFNCGLKAYKSEVVKNIDVHGEMHRYIPVLAKNAGFADITQKEVVHQARKYGTTKFGYERFINGFLDLITIAFISKYGKRPMHLFGSLGVIMFLLGFIIAGYVGSSKLYLMAYDLPYNLVTDNPWFFIALTSMILGTLFFIAGFLGELILRNGHQGNRYKVAEEI, from the coding sequence TTGCAAACAACAGATCTCTCCATCGTAATACCGCTTCTAAATGAGGCTGATTCGCTTCCAGAATTACAGGCATGGATCGATCGTGTCATGGAAACCACCGTTTTATCTTATGAAGTTATTTATATAGATGATGGAAGTACCGATGGAAGTTGGAACATTATAAGCTCGCTTTCGCGAAAGCGGCATCAAGAACATGCTCCTAACCCTATAAAAGGCATCAAGTTTTACACGAACTATGGGAAGTCCCAGGCGTTACACGCAGGTTTTAAACTCGCACAAGGAAAAGTAGTTATTACTATGGATGCCGATCTTCAGGACTCTCCAAATGAGATTCCAGAGCTCTATGAAATGATTACAGAAGGGGGTTTTGATCTCGTCAGTGGCTGGAAAAAGAAACGTTACGACAGTGTTATTTCTAAAAACTTACCAAGTAAACTTTTTAATTGGGCAGCCCGTAAAACCAGCGGTGTGCAACTCAATGATTTTAATTGCGGATTAAAAGCCTACAAAAGTGAAGTCGTAAAAAACATAGATGTTCACGGAGAGATGCACCGTTATATTCCTGTTTTAGCTAAAAACGCAGGATTTGCAGACATCACACAAAAAGAAGTCGTCCATCAAGCCCGTAAATACGGTACGACTAAATTCGGTTACGAGCGTTTTATCAATGGCTTTTTAGATTTGATCACTATTGCATTTATTTCAAAGTACGGGAAACGACCTATGCACCTCTTTGGCAGCTTAGGTGTCATCATGTTTTTGTTAGGCTTTATAATCGCAGGCTACGTGGGCAGTTCAAAGCTCTATCTTATGGCATATGACCTTCCTTATAATTTAGTAACAGATAATCCTTGGTTTTTTATAGCCTTAACCAGCATGATACTAGGAACACTTTTCTTTATTGCAGGGTTCTTAGGAGAACTTATTCTAAGAAATGGCCATCAAGGGAATCGCTATAAAGTGGCTGAAGAAATTTAG
- a CDS encoding four helix bundle protein, which translates to MNNSKGFKDLIVYQKAFDQAMQIMKLSRSFPAQERYNLTSQIVRSSRAVCSNIAEGYRKRIYPKHFVSKMTDSDSENSETDMWLDFVVACEYDNEDNIVKLRHLNNEIGKMLNFMITNPEKFLPKKDK; encoded by the coding sequence ATGAATAATAGCAAAGGATTTAAAGACTTGATCGTATATCAAAAAGCTTTTGATCAAGCGATGCAAATCATGAAACTATCAAGGTCCTTTCCTGCTCAGGAGAGATATAACCTTACTTCTCAAATAGTAAGATCTTCTAGGGCCGTTTGTAGTAATATTGCCGAAGGTTATCGCAAAAGAATTTATCCCAAGCATTTCGTTTCTAAAATGACAGATTCTGATAGTGAAAATTCAGAAACCGATATGTGGCTGGATTTTGTTGTTGCCTGTGAATATGATAACGAAGACAACATTGTCAAGCTACGTCATCTCAATAACGAAATAGGAAAAATGCTCAATTTCATGATCACCAATCCAGAAAAATTTCTTCCTAAAAAAGATAAGTAG